In one window of Candidatus Bathyarchaeia archaeon DNA:
- a CDS encoding cellulase family glycosylhydrolase — translation MDCLKPYSHIRGANYIPPSFVHFEMNDPVILDKEMSYAERLGLNSVRVYLHYEGWKNNPKAYLERVREFMRLANSHGITVMFVLWDSFRFFRWTYDESEKKWIYMPDALYNLEPSFWPHGEEYIQSVVETLSPEPNLLMWDIMNEPLCPILLHMSPYSQECRDLMQKMWSFVRHFCRLMKDLDNKHPITVGATKSRIWDISEVLEVGADIDVISIHDYSPDRAALRKNIDEGISFAQEFQKPLLISEIGCLCRANPYDMALEICQEYGIGWYLWELMIRGYWADVHGIVYPDGTVRNPSIVAAIRGFFRKRTGDIIKPKVDREHHASLDILAGKKWLSNPNADYKEGLRILERIANHLEACELIPMNDPPTRRVLLLSEEKPENRAELCRLLVLWSEILSQHCQPLPPEIPLKNPGYRWWRE, via the coding sequence ATGGATTGCCTTAAGCCATATAGTCATATTCGCGGAGCTAATTATATTCCACCCTCCTTCGTCCACTTCGAAATGAATGACCCGGTAATACTTGATAAGGAAATGAGTTATGCTGAGAGACTGGGCTTAAATAGTGTTCGGGTTTATCTTCATTATGAAGGATGGAAAAATAATCCTAAAGCTTATTTAGAGAGAGTTAGGGAATTCATGCGCTTAGCTAATAGCCATGGTATTACTGTTATGTTCGTACTTTGGGATAGCTTTAGATTCTTTAGGTGGACATATGATGAGTCTGAGAAAAAGTGGATTTATATGCCAGATGCCTTATATAACTTGGAACCCAGTTTCTGGCCACATGGTGAAGAATATATCCAATCTGTTGTTGAGACTTTAAGTCCTGAACCTAACCTTTTAATGTGGGATATAATGAATGAGCCTCTATGCCCAATACTTCTGCATATGAGCCCGTATTCTCAGGAATGCAGAGATTTGATGCAGAAAATGTGGAGTTTTGTGCGCCACTTCTGTAGATTAATGAAGGATCTTGATAATAAGCATCCAATTACTGTTGGAGCAACAAAATCTAGGATATGGGATATATCAGAGGTGCTGGAGGTTGGCGCGGATATTGATGTGATTAGCATTCATGATTATAGTCCTGATAGGGCTGCATTACGTAAGAATATCGATGAGGGCATAAGTTTCGCACAGGAATTTCAAAAACCCCTATTAATCTCTGAAATAGGCTGTTTATGTCGTGCTAACCCGTATGATATGGCGCTAGAAATTTGTCAAGAATACGGTATCGGTTGGTATTTATGGGAGCTTATGATTAGGGGTTATTGGGCTGACGTCCATGGCATAGTATATCCGGATGGAACAGTGCGGAATCCGAGCATTGTTGCAGCTATCCGCGGTTTCTTCCGGAAAAGAACGGGTGACATTATTAAGCCTAAAGTTGACAGGGAGCATCATGCTTCACTTGATATTCTTGCTGGTAAGAAATGGCTTAGCAACCCTAATGCCGATTATAAAGAGGGATTAAGAATCCTGGAGCGAATAGCTAATCATTTAGAAGCATGTGAACTTATACCCATGAATGATCCGCCAACAAGAAGGGTTCTGTTATTAAGTGAGGAGAAACCTGAAAATCGAGCTGAGCTTTGCCGCCTACTTGTTCTATGGAGTGAAATATTGAGTCAACACTGTCAACCATTACCGCCTGAAATCCCGCTGAAGAACCCGGGGTACCGGTGGTGGAGAGAATAA